The Acidianus manzaensis genome has a window encoding:
- a CDS encoding glycosyltransferase encodes MYPSLADSFSFSLVILESLAVGTPVISYNFFPIYSVYKNVPAVRFSPLDNTKFAEIVYSSLNDEFQN; translated from the coding sequence ATTTATCCTTCATTAGCAGATAGTTTTTCCTTTTCCTTAGTTATTCTGGAGTCATTAGCTGTAGGTACACCAGTAATTAGTTACAACTTCTTTCCTATTTATTCAGTGTACAAGAATGTTCCAGCAGTGAGGTTTTCTCCCTTGGACAATACTAAGTTTGCAGAAATTGTTTATAGCTCTCTCAATGATGAATTTCAGAATTGA
- a CDS encoding oligosaccharide flippase family protein: MNPIVNALKSLSITTVNIIVALVFFVITAKITNPTFFGQVAIIQLLEVISVSFFALLNGNLITREVSYMYAKKEIDKKFISTVILTPLIISPVFLVLLIFPTYVKLAIPYLVLYLLSNYTGSIMHGLNRYTEGAMSGITFLIIRWVISIIAVIRQDIFLFIGIWTAGGIFSTVFNTLVITRAIGGFKFSFEFTIFKKIFREGINLYLSSTAGFLSGQGDRVTTSYLLGSYYLGIYQFAALIANVPNMVLGGLTGVLLPSASYYKALGKDELSISRLSFKVTSLLTFLLVIISLPIAYYLLPSLFPAYKSGIEAMTILLLAITLPQPIGILTRFLIAFKKSLRPFLILSIINASTVLTTSYTLIPRIGIMGGAISQLIVSAVSSVFTLYYVLSNHVFHPSWKEIGILSLIPLIFVYEIFIDPPFFDFVLVLVIILFFKISKIFSEDEKNIISNFLPGKLFLVKRIIQILL, translated from the coding sequence ATGAATCCAATAGTAAATGCATTGAAGAGCTTAAGCATCACAACAGTTAACATAATTGTTGCTCTAGTATTTTTTGTCATTACGGCTAAGATAACTAATCCAACATTCTTTGGGCAAGTTGCAATTATCCAGCTATTAGAAGTAATCTCAGTATCATTCTTTGCGTTACTTAACGGTAATTTAATCACTAGAGAAGTCAGTTACATGTATGCAAAAAAGGAAATAGATAAAAAATTCATAAGTACAGTAATCTTAACACCTTTGATTATATCACCAGTATTTTTAGTCCTTCTTATTTTTCCTACTTACGTTAAATTAGCAATTCCATATCTTGTACTATATCTTCTTTCCAATTATACAGGAAGTATAATGCATGGATTAAACAGATATACTGAAGGAGCAATGTCTGGTATTACCTTCCTTATAATTAGATGGGTTATTTCAATTATTGCAGTAATTAGACAAGATATTTTCCTATTTATAGGAATATGGACAGCTGGAGGAATTTTTTCAACTGTTTTCAATACTCTAGTAATAACCAGAGCTATAGGAGGATTTAAATTTTCATTTGAATTTACAATTTTTAAAAAAATTTTCAGAGAAGGAATCAATTTATATTTAAGTTCTACAGCCGGATTTCTTTCTGGTCAAGGAGATAGAGTAACTACTTCCTATCTTTTAGGATCATATTATCTAGGAATTTATCAGTTTGCTGCCTTAATAGCTAACGTACCTAACATGGTCTTAGGAGGATTAACTGGAGTATTACTCCCTTCTGCATCTTATTATAAAGCTTTAGGTAAGGATGAATTAAGCATTTCTAGGCTTTCATTTAAAGTAACTTCTCTGTTGACTTTCTTACTAGTTATAATTTCTTTACCTATAGCATATTATCTTTTGCCTTCATTATTTCCTGCATATAAGAGTGGAATTGAAGCTATGACAATCCTATTGTTAGCTATTACGCTTCCTCAACCTATTGGAATCTTAACAAGGTTTTTGATAGCGTTTAAGAAGAGTTTGAGGCCATTTCTCATTCTCTCTATCATAAATGCATCCACTGTCCTTACTACTTCATACACTCTTATTCCAAGGATAGGTATAATGGGAGGAGCTATATCTCAGCTAATTGTATCTGCTGTTTCGTCAGTTTTTACATTATACTACGTGTTAAGTAATCACGTGTTTCATCCATCCTGGAAAGAGATTGGAATTCTCTCTTTAATTCCTTTAATTTTCGTTTACGAAATATTTATAGATCCGCCATTTTTTGATTTTGTCTTAGTTTTAGTTATTATTCTCTTCTTTAAGATAAGCAAAATATTTAGTGAAGATGAGAAGAACATTATTTCTAACTTTTTGCCAGGCAAGCTTTTTCTCGTTAAAAGAATTATTCAGATCCTCTTATGA